The proteins below are encoded in one region of Cyclopterus lumpus isolate fCycLum1 chromosome 8, fCycLum1.pri, whole genome shotgun sequence:
- the csf2rb gene encoding cytokine receptor common subunit beta, giving the protein MMCSGQKGEPELVREEFSTVLTRSRLTSRKRRWTDERTDGRGQMSRAFIMRGMMSLFWVVLWSLLPPLALSCGPDYCMLHDRGLKETSPLLKSLRCHNDYKSYVHCRWKEHGNQTLQLWFKTETHREQCAPHRAEVQHASVHRTAQCRYETDTFSIGIEHTVYFLQNKTLTLCSSVPHKLLDLSVHLRASPPVNLSTHGAGDGGRQLTWSSPYPSSSSSSSSSSSSSSLNKHITYQLSYRTDRQDNWTTEEVTNTSVKIEKRLLLPGRRYEARVRARASVGHWSDWGPVVTWRTKEDTGQSPSLHCVLVGEKKVMCSWEVSRELDHFITYQLAYRHNQSQRNCVDSTVTFDLDRTVLRYSCSMTVSDPACLLVELLPAHAVKRFKVDKHIRPGPPQQVKVTPKDTNWMVEWTQSTSSKLGLYYQVCYYRAQDQGSSVLENISMGSMSWTILGASLTSSQHYEVKVRSLVAHSHYEGIPSDWTVPVEWTSQEAIWSPTTLIYFTIGVFVAAAFLMLYYTIPACQRRAILWVDSDPSPGKSKILSDIKSASNQTLMQSESITICKVMSLASASTCSSDTLLCPTKKRLEDKGCWRCKNLPPPAVKETSSFSFSGPYILCQSSEAKRRESADVEYEENEREQETPSDDSPSPPPGTFAPWPQGGPAEASGYCHLPAAFTRAAQ; this is encoded by the exons ATGATGTGCAGCGGACAGAAAGGGGAACCTGAACTCGTCAGAGAGGAGTTCTCGACAGTGTTGACGAGGAGCCGGCTGACAAGCAGGAAGCGGCGGTGGACGGACGAACGGACGGACGGACGAGGACAAATGTCGAGAGCCTTCATCATGAGAG GAATGATGTCTCTTTTCTGGGTTGTGCTTTGGTCACTGCTCCCTCCTCTGGCTCTCTCCTGTGGTCCAGACTACTGCATGCTCCACGACCGCGGCTTAAAGGAAA CGTCTCCATTGCTGAAATCCTTACGCTGCCACAATGACTACAAGTCATACGTCCACTGCAGGTGGAAGGAACACGGAAACCAAACACTGCAGCTGTGGTTCAAGACAGAAACCCACAg GGAGCAGTGTGCGCCTCACCGTGCTGAAGTGCAGCATGCAAGTGTGCACAGGACGGCCCAGTGTAGATATGAAACTGATACATTTTCCATTGGCATCGAACACACGGTCTACTTCCTCCAGAACAAAACGCTGACCCTCTGCTCGTCTGTCCCACACAAGCTCCTGGACCTTTCTGTGCACC tgagAGCGAGCCCACCGGTGAATCTATCCACACATGGAGCAGGTGATGGAGGCAGACAGCTCACTTGGTCCAGCCCctacccctcctcttcctcctcctcctcctcctcctcctcttcctcctccctgaaCAAACACATCACCTATCAGCTCAGCTACAGAACCGACAGACAGGACAACTGGACG ACTGAGGAGGTCACAAACACCAGTGTGAAAATAGAGAAGCGGCTGTTGCTCCCGGGTCGCAGGTATGAGGCGAGGGTGAGGGCCCGGGCCAGCGTGGGTCACTGGAGCGACTGGGGTCCTGTGGTGACCTGGCGCACTAAAGAAG ATACTGGGCAGTCTCCCAGTTTGCATTGTGTGCTGGTTGGAGAGAAGAAGGTGATGTGCAGCTGGGAGGTGAGCAGAGAGCTGGACCACTTCATCACTTACCAGCTGGCATATCGACACAACCA GTCTCAGAGAAACTGTGTGGACTCAACAGTCACCTTTGACCTCGACAGGACTGTGCTGAGGTACAGCTGCTCAATGACTGTCTCAGACCCTGCATGCCTGCTCGTGGAGCTCCTCCCAGCACACGCAGTCAAGAGATTCAAGGTCGACAAACACA TTCGGCCCGGCCCACCGCAGCAGGTGAAGGTGACGCCGAAAGACACCAACTGGATGGTGGAATGGACTCAGAGCACGTCTTCAAAACTCGGATTGTATTATCAGGTGTGCTATTACAGGGCACAGGATCAG GGATCGTCTGTCTTGGAGAACATCTCAATGGGCTCCATGTCGTGGACAATCCTGGGAGCCTCTCTGACCTCATCCCAGCACTACGAGGTCAAGGTCAGGTCGCTGGTTGCCCACAGCCACTATGAAGGAATCCCCTCCGACTGGACCGTTCCTGTGGAGTGGACCTCGCAAGAAG CCATCTGGTCCCCAACCACGCTGATCTATTTCACCATCGGTGTGTTCGTGGCCGCTGCTTTCCTTATGCTCTACTACACCATTCCAGCTTGTCAAAG AAGGGCAATTCTGTGGGTGGACTCAGACCCATCTCCAGGCAAAAGCAAAATCCTGTCCGACATCAAG TCTGCCTCCAACCAGACACTCATGCAGAGTGAGAGCATAACTATCTGCAAAGTGATGAGTTTGGCCAGCGCGTCGACATG CTCCTCAGACACTTTGCTGTGTCCAACCAAGAAGCGTCTGGAGGACAAGGGCTGCTGGAGGTGTAAGAACCTGCCCCCCCCTGCTGTGAAGGAGACATCCTCCTTCAGCTTCAGCGGTCCGTACATCTTATGTCAG TCGTCAGAGGCAAAAAGGCGCGAGTCGGCGGATGTCGAGTATGAGGAGAACGAGCGGGAGCAAGAAACCCCATCGGACGActctccgtctcctcccccGGGGACTTTCGCCCCCTGGCCTCAGGGGGGCCCCGCAGAGGCCTCGGGGTATTGCCACCTCCCCGCAGCTTTCACCAGGGCGGCACAGTAA